Proteins co-encoded in one Mycobacterium mantenii genomic window:
- a CDS encoding TetR/AcrR family transcriptional regulator, whose translation MVNGQKQVEGRRSTRWGAASPASDADARERLLDAADECYARRGVARTRIDHIAEAAGVHRTTVYSYFPTKNALLSASFVRSAAAILATSKAHFLTDEPFVEQFIKATLESLAATRNSPTMALLLGSSDSAGLTVHAAAMSEEWQSLAREILGPPLMQAVADGYVRDDVPVEAILRWIWRVSFSLATEPGSPEDGGDEGVLRAFVVASVMSPHKRSAP comes from the coding sequence ATGGTGAACGGGCAGAAGCAAGTTGAGGGGCGACGGAGCACCCGCTGGGGTGCGGCTTCGCCGGCCAGCGATGCCGATGCGCGTGAGCGACTGCTGGACGCCGCTGATGAGTGTTATGCCCGACGAGGTGTAGCGAGGACCCGTATCGACCACATCGCTGAGGCTGCGGGTGTGCACCGCACCACCGTCTACTCCTATTTTCCTACCAAGAATGCGCTGCTGTCCGCCTCGTTCGTGCGCTCGGCGGCCGCGATCCTGGCTACCTCCAAGGCGCACTTCCTGACCGACGAGCCGTTTGTCGAGCAGTTCATCAAGGCAACCCTGGAAAGTCTTGCGGCGACTCGAAATTCCCCAACGATGGCTCTCCTCCTGGGGTCGAGTGACTCAGCCGGGCTGACGGTTCATGCCGCCGCGATGTCGGAGGAGTGGCAGAGCTTGGCGCGTGAAATTTTGGGGCCGCCCCTGATGCAGGCTGTCGCCGACGGGTACGTCCGTGACGACGTACCGGTCGAAGCGATCTTGCGGTGGATTTGGCGGGTGAGCTTCAGCCTGGCCACCGAACCCGGATCGCCCGAAGACGGCGGGGACGAAGGGGTACTGCGAGCCTTCGTCGTGGCTTCAGTCATGAGCCCGCACAAACGATCTGCGCCCTAA